The following are encoded together in the Mycteria americana isolate JAX WOST 10 ecotype Jacksonville Zoo and Gardens chromosome 2, USCA_MyAme_1.0, whole genome shotgun sequence genome:
- the ANKRD46 gene encoding ankyrin repeat domain-containing protein 46, which translates to MSYVFVNDSSQTNVPLLQACIDGDFNYSKRLLESGFDPNIRDSRGRTGLHLAAARGNVDICQLLHKFGADLLATDYQGNTALHLCGHVDTIQFLVSNGLKIDICNHQGATPLVLAKRRGVNKDVIRLLESLEEQEVKGFNRGAHSKLETMQTAESESAMESHSLLNPNLQQGEGVLSSFRTTWQEFVEDLGFWRVLLLIIVIALLSLGIAYYVSGVLPFVENQPELVH; encoded by the exons ATGTCCTATGTTTTTGTAAACGACTCTTCCCAGACAAATGTGCCGCTGCTGCAGGCTTGCATTGATGGAGATTTTAACTATTCCAAAAGACTGTTAGAGAGTGGTTTCGACCCAAATATTCGTGACAGCCGAGGCCGAACTGGCCTTCACCTTGCTGCAGCCAGAGGAAATGTAGACATCTGTCAACTCCTGCATAAATTTGGTGCTGACCTGCTAGCTACTGATTACCAGGGTAACACAGCCCTTCACCTGTGTGGGCATGTGGATACCATCCAGTTCCTAGTTTCTAATGGACTTAAAATTGATATTTG CAATCACCAAGGTGCAACACCACTTGTTCTTGCAAAACGAAGGGGTGTGAATAAAGATGTGATTAGACTGCTGGAATCTTTAGAGGAGCAAGAGGTGAAAGGATTTAACAGAGGAGCTCACTCAAAGCTGGAAACAATGCAAACTGCTGAAAGTGAAAg TGCGATGGAAAGCCATTCCCTCCTTAATCCAAACCTACAGCAAGGTGAAGGAGTTCTTTCCAGTTTCCGCACGACATGGCAAGAGTTTGTGGAAGACCTGGGCTTCTGGAGGGTGCTGCTCCTCATCATTGTCATTGCTCTTCTGTCGCTTGGAATAGCATACTATGTTAGTGGGGTGCTTCCTTTTGTAGAAAACCAGCCTGAACTGGTGCACTGA